Below is a genomic region from Ziziphus jujuba cultivar Dongzao chromosome 7, ASM3175591v1.
CTTATTGTTACATTAACTCGTGATTCTgatatttccaaacaaaagcTATGAACTTAACCATTTTTAACTGGTACGATCTTGTAAAGTGTGGACtgatttttgttaaataattattttaggaaCTTCAAGAACTACTTGCTGCTTGGACGCCTTATTTTGATGCTTCCTCTTGCGTCTTCATTTATGCTCCTTCTAACAATCGTCAACTGCTTTTTAATGGGGAAAAACCATATTTTAGTTGTCGGCATTCGGTTGTTCAAAACATTCCATTGGCTGTTCGGAGGCCCACGTTGAAGGAGGCACGGCGATTGTACAGTCAGTTGACTCAAGTTGTTCATGAAGTAAATGAGAAGGAAATTCTACCAAGTTCCGAAAATAACAAACTGTTTAGTGAAGGTACTCTAAGCAGTGACAGCCTAAACATGGATAAAAAGGACATTTCAGATTCTAGGGAAAGTACTGAAGTTTGTCCAAGTTGCAGAAGTCCTGATGAAGCTTCTGCATCAAGTGAGGCTGAGCGGGAAGTTGTATGTACAACAACACCTCTGCATGAAGCAACAAAGTCTGGCAATGTGGATAAGGTTTTGGAACTCTTGGAACAGGGTCTGGATCCTTGCATCAAAGATGAAAGGGGGCGGACCCCATACATGCTTGCAAGTGAGAAGGAGGTTAGGAATACTTTTAGACGGTTCATGGCCTCAAACCCTGATAGGTGGGACTGGCATGCTGCTAAGGTACCTAGTGCATTGACAAAAGAGATGGAGGAGTCTCAAGCTGCTAAGCAGGTATGTGGTGATGTATCCTTGCGGATTGTTCGCAGGTCCAAATTTTGTTTTGCGGACACCTTGAATTGCtgtttaaatgataaaatcttaACAAACATCTTACAACCCTTATCATTTTCATAGCTAGAAGTttgaggctttttttttttttttaatttttttttatataactaTGTGCTTgtgatttttaagttttaatatttcatttttggtATTTGATGATTTAATAAACTTTGAAATGGAATAATGTGAATTaactttatttttggtttttaaggctgaAAAAGACACTAAAAGGAAAGCAAGAGCCAAGGAATTGAAGAAATTACGTAAAGCAAGAGAAAAGAAAGCTCAGGTGGATATCTATTTACTTGTTAACACCGTTCTTCTATCAGCTGGCTGTATCTATATTCTAGCATTCTTTCACTGTCTCCTCCACTTTATGTTTAGTTGTAAATCTCTGTAACACTTCTTTTAACATTGTTGTGATGTAAATTTTTTGCAGGCTCAGGTTTCAGGGTCCCAGAATGCTTCAAAGATTGTCAAGGATGGAGGAGCCAGTCCATCCGTTCTAAAGAATCAGCCTCAACCTAGTTATATATCTGGGATCTCTAAGGAGGTTAGATTAAATTCTTTGATGAGTGGTTGGCTAGTAAAAGCCTTTTTCTTACTTCAGCTAATAAGGGGAATGGCTTAGAATATGTTTCAAGTCCTTTCATAACAGTCATTTTGATGTCTAGCAAAAATAAGCTGGGTTATTTTCTCATATTGCTTCTTGGTATTTCAGTTGATTAAAAGTAGTTTAAATGGTGcgtgctttttttattttgtatttttttttttttttttgcccctctaataaaatgaaatgatCACGTTCAGGAGGATCTAAAAAGGGCAATGGCTGCTGAAAGGGAAAAGAGAGCAGCTGCTGCTGAGAGGAGAATAGCTGCATCTGCCAATGCTCAAAGCAACAGCACAACAAATACAACGGGCAGCTCACAGGCGAAAGGTGGATTAGCCGGTGACATAAACTGCTCTTGTTGTAATGCATCACTGGCTGGTAAAGTTCCTTTCCATAGATATAATTACAAATACTGCAGTACATCATGCATGCATGTACACAGAGAGGCCCTTGAGGACGGATAATGCAAACCGCTGGattatatttatacttttatGCTGCAATcccaagtttttaaatttttgtgttttgcTTTGTCTTTCTACAATAATAAAGTAATTGAAGATGCATATACAAACAATATAGATATTGAACTAGGAAAAAGGAGTGGAAATTACAGAGGTATTTTAACTAATTGGGTTCTCATTAGGCTTTTCTTTAGAGTATTATTTGTGGTGATGACAGAATGACCCCATGACCCTTGTTAGGGGAGCCTAAAATTGGTTTTACATAAACTCGTGCTGAATGTCGTTCTCCTCTGTTTGAATGCTGTTCATTTTTCTCAGCTCATGACTTTGGAGATAAAAACATTCCTTTTCCGATTTCCCTGTTCTCTTTGATAGTAAAGCTGGAAAAATTCATCTCTTATTTTTGGCTACGATCATACACACTAGAATTCTCATATatgatgataaatttaattcaaaattcaCTGTTACGTTATCTTTTCAATTCTTAAAGTTTGTTATAATCAAATAATGTAAGTGAGAATGTGGAAAATATGCGAAATACTGGCCCGAAGTCTTTTTTGTTCAGGCTGCACACAATTTTCAAAACATGGGGtgcaaaaaaatttctatttagaATGTCATTGACATATGGAATGCTCCGGAGTCCAGATACGCGTTCTTAGTTTTAGCGTAAGTTGGAAAAAGAGTGTCCTATTCATCGCACGTTATAAGTCTTCGGATTCTTTCTTAATTCCCAGTAAGGCCACGACGTGCAATTGGGGCATTGAGACAACAAAAAAAGAGATTATATTGTCTTTTGTCAATTAAAAATAGTATTCAATTCCAAAATCCTCCAAGTAATTTTAACCAATATTAATGTAAGTACATTTTTTGAGCATATGATTAGCTTCTTCTAGCAGGATAAAAGATACGGTAGTCCATATGTCACAAAACATTCAAGTTGAAAAGGCTGAGCAATTACTAGTCGCACGTATTTGGTTGACGAGTCGACGGTctattttgtttagttttatattataaataccgATAGATAgtatgatataaaataaataaataaatactgaaagATAATATGTAGAGAAATGGATTACTTTTAAgtaaattattgttgatattaaaccccccaaaaaaaaagtaattttaccaaaaaaaaaagttaaatattgttgattttttcttttaaaaaatatgtccTTGGTAGCCTTAAAAAACGtctaataaaatacaaataaataaataaaaacgaatgattttttaatattttttaaacaagaaaacataTGATCTATTATTCACTAGtatttcactggttatttttGCTTACACAATTAGCTGTTTTTAGGCAATTACGCAATTGATTAATGATAAGTACTCACCAAAAAACAGTgcaaaaaacaattataattgtaataaatatTAAGTTAACGTTATGTACAACCCATTCATGCATAGACTAGTGTACAACCGACAATGCAAAGCCGTCTAGAAAGATCTCAAGCTGAAGCCGTGAACGAATAAGCAGCCAACTAGACCTTTAGCCACGGCGTCGTAACATATAACCCCACCCGCGAAGGCTACAACACTACAGGGAAGCCGTCGCTCGCCCAGTATTGCATTCCAGCAAAATGGTCAGTGTCCTCGACATAATCGTTCATCACATTCGCTTCCGTAGAATTCAAACTGTGAAAAatcccttcttttttcttcttttaatttttttttttttttttttttttgggttttgtagtCGGTGACTCTGCATACAAATCTTGGCGATATCAAGTGTGAAATCTTCTGCGACGAGGTCCCAAAAAGCGCCGAGGTAAGCTTTCAGCAACGGTTCTGGTCCTTGTTTATCTTTGTTTATCATGAGTGTCCTTTTTTTCCATACCagttttcacccaaaaaaaattttaaaaaaataaataaaaaaaagccgtGCCTTTAGATTAAAAAGGAACTGGTTGCGTCTGAAAGTCACTTTTGAACTTAGTGGATgctaataattattttcctGAATTTACTATAACATGGTTTTGTTTCCTGGATTTTGTTTAGTTCTAAAAGCTGCTGTGGTTATCTACCTCAATTGAGCAGGATATAGTTCCATATTTAGAATGTTGAGTTGGGGAAATTCTGGGGCGTCCATTGATGATGGTAATGAGGGAAAATTCTTAGGGTTTGCTAGGTTGCTAGAGAGGAGTAATGGAAAAGCTTTGTTCTTATTGCAAAAAATTCTGAATCaatctaaataaaatagaaaataaaatataataaataataaggaaaGCAAAAAATGATGGTAATGGTGGATGGCTATTATCTGTGGGGATTAAAATTCCATTGCTGGTTGTTGTAGataatctctttctttttcaagcTAAGACACAGCTTGTTTAGAACCATGTTATCTCTTCCGATTAGGATGTAGATATATCCCACCTGCTAATTGCTATTATTATATAGTCGTGCTTCCTAATTGAAAGTGgatcatggttttttttttttttttttttgggtacctgTATATGATAGAAGTTTCAACTAGTATGTTTGCATCAATAGATATTTGGGCTGCAGAagtaatcttcttcttcttcctcttcctcttcttcttcttcatgtttTGATGATTGCACACACAGTAAGTATTGCATTGCGCGTTCTGACCTTGAAAAtgcttttcactttttatttaaatacagAACTTTTTAGCACTATGTGCTAGTGGCTACTATGATGGGACCATATTCCACAGAAATATTAAAGGTTTCATGATACAAGGTGGAGATCCAACAGGCACTGGCAAAGGGGGGACTAGTATATGGGGAAAGAAGTTCAATGATGAGATAAGGGAGTCTCTCAAGGTAATAATCTATGCTTGGAGCTGTACTTAACCACACAAATTTCCGATTGCATGCTGCCTTTAGGCTTTGAAGATGAGCCTGAACATGtagggtaaaaaataaaaaataaaaaaatcattaaaccCAAGGTGTCAAAatcaatctttaatttatttatttattttttaataagaagtTTCTCTGCTTATTACTGTTCTGTTCTGAAACTTTAGTTTTTAGCTTGCCAAAGGGCTGTTGATAATATGTTTGGTTTTTACCTTTTTATCCCAAGCATTGCACTTATATTTACATTGAATGCTATGTTGTTAATATTGTGCACAAGAAAGATTGAATGTGAATCACACCGTTACTATCTTATAACACATTTTGCACctcttgattttttatttatttattattatttgttttttggtccCAGCACAATGCAAGAGGAATACTATCAATGGCAAATAGCGGGCCTAATACTAATGGAAGCCAGTTCTTCATAAGTTATGCAAAACAGCCACATCTGAATGGATTATACACTGTGTTTGGCAAAGTAATTCATGGCTTTGAAGTTCTGGACCTAATGGAAAAGGTTTGTGGTTTTAAGTCCATGAAATTCCTTTTCCCCTTGTGGACGGAAATAAACTGATTTTGTGTGCATAGGATATAGATGATTATCATACCAAGGTTCATCGTGAATGTCTTTGCTTGAATTGTTATGGATGTGTCATCTGTTTGGACGTACACatgttttaatttgttcccctagtCTTTATTGATGTTCAATCCCATCAACTGTTTTATAAGTTGTAGTCGCGTGTTATGCTTCAGAAGTTTCTGAGGAGACAGTAGGGCATGACCCCCAATTAGCAATGAAGTCATTCTGTGCATGACTTGATCTAGTTTTGATATAGTGTGATAAATGAGTTTAAGCCGGTACTTACCACGTATCCTAATCATCATGATATTGACGTTTTGAGTGTAATTTTCTGCAGGGCTCTTTATTTATCCTGGTTTATTAGCTTGAGCATTCTTTTTTTCAGGACAATGTTATTTACTGGTATTTGTGCTGTTACAGACTCAAACAGGACCAGGAGATCGACCTCTTGCAGAGATCCGGCTAAATCGAGTGACAATACATGCTAACCCGCTTGCCGGCTAGTCTTGCAAGCGTGAAGAGCCGTTGCATTTTCGCCCAGATTTCTATTTCTTCAAAAACAATATATTCTGAGACTGGGAAGTAGGATTTCAGAGGATGGTGTTGTCACCACTAGAAAAATATGTATAGCTTCATTTTGCTAACCTCTAATTCTGAATGTAATTTTGAAACTAAGCCCTAGATGAATAGTTATATTGTTGTAAGAACTGTCATACGTCGAAAGTGGTTTTTGTATAAGAGGTCAACGTTGTCGTCATGGCACTGGACACTAGAACTTACGTTTcctctaagatcaatttttgaatctTATCAGTCTTTAAGATGTTGAAAATGCTCAAGATCCATTTGATCcaataaattcttaaatttaAGAACCCGAAATTATCTGTACAACACTTAAGGGGTGGAGTCTGCCAAAAGTTTTCAATATATGATGTTTGAAATTTGAAGAATTTAGTCAATCAACCTAGAAAAgcatataattatatacattatattttcCCCAGTATTGATAATGTATGGGCGTTTCTTATTCGGTATCTTTTGGGCCCAACCTAGAACCACACTGGCAGAGTAAGCCCACAGGTTAATGAAAGCTGAGTCGGGTATCAGACTCAGCTAACAGTGAAAAGTGCTAAGTCAGAGGGTACGATGAAAGAATAGCTTTTCTCAGAAGCCGATCAGAAGAAGTGGAGAGGTTGTAGATAATCAGGGTTTGAAGAAGAAGCTGCCAAATATTTCTGTCACAGTTGGATGGCTGCTGCCGTGGAGGACGAGAACTCGGAGACGATGATGGGGGTTCGTACTCATCCGCCTCCTCACGAAGCCAACTCACGAACCGGCCAAGATGCTGTCTCCTCCATAACTCCAAAACCCTCCCCGAAGGATAGTCCAAACCCAAAGGCTTTCATAGCGTCTGTAGCCTCCAATATCGCTTCCCAGCCTCTCCAGAACTACGATCCTCATGTTTGGGGAGTCCTAACGGCTATTTCCAACAATGCCCGCAAACGCCACCAAGTTGGTTAACCCCTAAATTCATcttcttccttcctttttttttttttttgttttgttttttttgggggggggggggggggggtgttgtcctctctctctctctctctctctctctctctctctctctctctcattttcttttttgtggttATTTGTATGCTTGTAAAATTATTCCACTGCATTTACCAACTgcgctttttgtttttgtttttggttctgCTACTGCGCATGAATTTGAAGTGACCTTTTATTACTTGGAATATTGCTTGGTTGCTTAAAAGCTTAAATTTTTACGATTTATTGTTTACTTTTTCTCGATCCACGTATGTTTTTCCTTGCACTTTGCTTGACGTCAAATTAATTTATGTGGATTTAATTGTTTAATGATATTTGTAAACGCAGATTGTATAGTTTTTTTAGTACTTAATCATGTACATTGTGAGAACTACTAACTCGAAAAAGATTAATTTCAGCCCATAAATGTACTTTGAAGGCTCTTGGTCTGGTAACTTATGGATataatttgagaatttgaggAATTGATGAGGTAATAAATTTTATTGCAGGGCATAAATATAATTCTGACTGCCAATGAGCATTGCATTGGCCGAATGGTACAGGATCCACAATTCCAGATTGAAGCAAATGCCATTAGTGCAAATCATTGTAAGATATATAGGAAAAACTTTGCTGATGAAGATATGAAACACACATCGAGTTGTTCCCCAGCTGTGTTTTTGAAAGATACAAGGTTGTTTTTAGAGTTATTTTTctgtcttttcttttctttcacgTAGTTTTAACGatttttttctgatttcttcAGCACTAATGGGACGTATCACAACTGGAAGAAGTTGGTGAAGGACAGTCCTGAAGCTGAAGTTGGTCATGGAGATATTATATCACTTGCTGCTCCTCCTCAGCATGGTAACAATATCAATGCTTTAAAAGCTCTCCCTTcctccacccaaaaaaaaaaaaaaaaagatcgccTGGGTGGAAAATTGTTTGTCTAGTAAGActttccaataaaaaataattgaagaattCTTAGTTTGAATTACTGTTATAGATTCTTTATTAGTATGTATGATTTCCAAATCATATTTATCTCGCAACTCTGAAAGCTATTGACCTTTTTTTGTCACATGATGACAGAATTTGCATTTGCTTATGTATTTCGTAAAGTTCTTGACTCCACCACCAGTACAGCAGttgcaaaaagaaaatcagGTATATTCATGACAAGGCTAGTACAGACACTGTTTATTGATTTGGTAAAAAATATATGCAGTGGTTAAGACAGGTTgtggtatctttttttctttccttttttttttttttttttttttctgcagagGAGTTTGTCGCGGAAACCAAGAGACTGAAAGGAATTGGAATTGGTGCTCCAGAGGGACCTATATCTCTTGATGATTTTCGaagtctacaaagatcaaacaTGGTACCTTTTAGTTTGATCTGTTACTCCATTAATTGATGTGAATCATAATTATGATGTTAGCTTATAAGGTTAAAATTCCTTtgtaaactaatattttctttttaatatttctatctTCAGGAATTGAGGAAGCAATTAGAAAGTCAGGTCATTACTATTGATGCATTGCGCAATGAGAATCGTGCAGCTATTGAGCATCATGAGAATGTAAGGATTGCTTATGTTACTCTCTtcatcactctctctctctctctctctctctttgcttATGTTACTCTCTtcatcactctctctctctctctctctctctctctctttctctctctctctctctcacagttTAGTCATTTGCGTGATAATGAATGCGTGTATTTGCTTGGCTGAGATTTTCAGGAAGTTGTGAATTGTACTTTGGTGCAAATCATATAACATCACTGATTATTGTGAAATCCGTAAAATGGCATGTACATCATTTTGGAGCTAAATatcctttattaattaatttatttatttttcccttcaTTTACAAAGACTAAATTCTTACTTGGTGAATATTTTTAATCCTGTAGGAAATGAATGAGCTGAAGGAATCTACTTCAAAGTCTTACCTTGATCAGCTCAAAGAGTCCCACCATTTGCTggaggttaaaaaaaaagagctgtCAGAGGTCAACAGAATATCTGCCGAGCAAAAGCATGCTATTGAGGACCTTAATGAAAGGCTCAGTGCTTCCATGCAGTCCTGTACTGAAGCAAATGAAATAATGAATAGGTAGGGGCACATTATTTGTTCTCTGATTTGGTActaaaatatttctttcactacTTATTGAATTTTTTGCATTAACTCatgttaaatataaatatattaacaaataaataaaatatatatgtttcatttcttcttcaaattttcccttttttctcaAGTGATGAAGGCAGTCCTTAGTCTGAACCATCCTATTAGAGGGCTATTTAGCTTAAGATGGATTATGGCGTTCTTTTATTGTCCTGCTTAGAAAGACTGATGTCACTGATGTCTTTGCTGTCTAATACAGATCTGCTTCTTCATTTTCAATAATGaccaataaaatttattaaaaggtGCCAAGTGGGTGCTTACCttgcttttgtttctttttgcaTCTTTGTGTAGTATAGCTTGACTTTTTGGGGACTGTTGTGCCCTAATTGTGTCATTTTCTTCCAACTGAGTTTGTGCTAGAAGATTAGTGGAAACGTTTCCACAatataagttttatatatacatatatatgtgtgtagtgATAGCctgatttttttccttgtagTCAGAAGGTGTCTATAGCTGAACTCAAGGCACAATTAGATGAAGAACGAgaacaaaaaagagaagaacGAGAAAAGGCTGCAGCAGATTTAAAAGCAGCAGTGCAGAGAGCTCAGTTAGAGGCTGAAGAGGAATTAAAACGACTGTCTGATGCTGCCTTAAGGCGCGAAAGAGAACAACAAGAAGTGATTAATAAACTTCAGGTCTGAAATCTTTTTAATGTAGTAAAAATATGGAACTATTCTGTTGTTCAACTGAATGGAAGAATGATATGCAGCCATCTTATGTCACAGGAATCAGAAAGAGAAAGGTGTTTACTAGTGGAAACATTGAGGTCCAAATTGGTATTGTTGGCATACCTTAATACTTTTTCTTAACGCATCAACGCATCATTTTTACCTCTAATGAATTGTTTTGTGTCTGAATTCCTTCTGTGGTGCAGGAAGACACTAGGCAAAAGTTAGTTATCTCTGACAATAAAGTACGCCAACTTGAAAATCAAGTTCATGAAGAGCAATTGGCTTCTGGAAATGGGAGAAAAGTATGACAATCCATATGCTTgcatagatattatattttgttatcttCACCTACAAAGCTCATTGGATTTTTGTGAACATTGGAGCAGAGAGTGGAAGAGCTGGAAGTTGAAACAAAAAGGTTAAGAAAAGAGCTTGAGAGTGAAAAGGTAGGAATAGAAACTTCCCTCCCTGTTACCAAGAATGTTGGACATAGTCCATTACAAGCGTTGAGCTATGTTGTGCCATTTACTTTCCTCTCATACTTCCATCTACAAATTTTCCTTGTTCCTACAATGaagcaatttaattttttcttaggCAAGTATATGTTGCAGTTTGTAAATGCTAAATCTCTTCATCTTAAGACTGTAGTTTCGATTTAACTTTTCTATTGATTAGTC
It encodes:
- the LOC107423709 gene encoding uncharacterized protein LOC107423709, whose product is MRNRSDDMATQLEVPPGTAGTSNATTTTAPPEERHRSIFEVPQNFFDSCNLLPSPHSLALSTSETSNNSTLETLDESEPEAEAKEKRFQNLATRWTCNTCRGEFESLKDQRSHFKSDIHRFNVKLSIAGKNIVKEEDFDELTSESFKDYDVSSISGSEDEVEKEIYDRKGSAASVKQKLFVRLQTGERISVWKCLIMEQSENIVFENDKAGWIGEHGSVPEKEVIGRLTSLINEPRDNTHLRIVLLASGGHFAGCVFDGNIVVAHKTFHRYVVRAKAGKKQSSKDASGKAANSAGASLRRHNELALKKELQELLAAWTPYFDASSCVFIYAPSNNRQLLFNGEKPYFSCRHSVVQNIPLAVRRPTLKEARRLYSQLTQVVHEVNEKEILPSSENNKLFSEGTLSSDSLNMDKKDISDSRESTEVCPSCRSPDEASASSEAEREVVCTTTPLHEATKSGNVDKVLELLEQGLDPCIKDERGRTPYMLASEKEVRNTFRRFMASNPDRWDWHAAKVPSALTKEMEESQAAKQAEKDTKRKARAKELKKLRKAREKKAQAQVSGSQNASKIVKDGGASPSVLKNQPQPSYISGISKEEDLKRAMAAEREKRAAAAERRIAASANAQSNSTTNTTGSSQAKGGLAGDINCSCCNASLAGKVPFHRYNYKYCSTSCMHVHREALEDG
- the LOC107423716 gene encoding peptidyl-prolyl cis-trans isomerase CYP18-1 isoform X2 gives rise to the protein MSVTLHTNLGDIKCEIFCDEVPKSAENFLALCASGYYDGTIFHRNIKGFMIQGGDPTGTGKGGTSIWGKKFNDEIRESLKHNARGILSMANSGPNTNGSQFFISYAKQPHLNGLYTVFGKVIHGFEVLDLMEKDNVIYWYLCCYRLKQDQEIDLLQRSG
- the LOC107423716 gene encoding peptidyl-prolyl cis-trans isomerase CYP18-1 isoform X1, yielding MSVTLHTNLGDIKCEIFCDEVPKSAENFLALCASGYYDGTIFHRNIKGFMIQGGDPTGTGKGGTSIWGKKFNDEIRESLKHNARGILSMANSGPNTNGSQFFISYAKQPHLNGLYTVFGKVIHGFEVLDLMEKTQTGPGDRPLAEIRLNRVTIHANPLAG
- the LOC107423747 gene encoding uncharacterized protein LOC107423747 isoform X1 — its product is MAAAVEDENSETMMGVRTHPPPHEANSRTGQDAVSSITPKPSPKDSPNPKAFIASVASNIASQPLQNYDPHVWGVLTAISNNARKRHQGINIILTANEHCIGRMVQDPQFQIEANAISANHCKIYRKNFADEDMKHTSSCSPAVFLKDTSTNGTYHNWKKLVKDSPEAEVGHGDIISLAAPPQHEFAFAYVFRKVLDSTTSTAVAKRKSEEFVAETKRLKGIGIGAPEGPISLDDFRSLQRSNMELRKQLESQVITIDALRNENRAAIEHHENEMNELKESTSKSYLDQLKESHHLLEVKKKELSEVNRISAEQKHAIEDLNERLSASMQSCTEANEIMNSQKVSIAELKAQLDEEREQKREEREKAAADLKAAVQRAQLEAEEELKRLSDAALRREREQQEVINKLQESERERCLLVETLRSKLEDTRQKLVISDNKVRQLENQVHEEQLASGNGRKRVEELEVETKRLRKELESEKQAAREEAWAKVSALELEINAAMRDLDFERRRLKAARERIMLRETQLRAFYSTTEEISNLFAKQQEQLKAMQRTLEDEENYENTSVDNDLNQTVGVVNEILGKEKEATGYPSTSAANAGSAASALRLDKNQVEISSDEASVTEKHDCDIRSQEGDQNTQEAEFTSEDHGVKGGFGSDIDGVGTAPVIDGDAIGTEQVPETESPGINNGGERSIDLNKCNTLDGDTMQLDIETHVQVTDERVHVMSQECLHHSQSNSPLETLKGMEDTEPAGTIRTADLLASEVAGSWAYSTAPSVHGDNESPSKENNVKGGNTLQDSIGQVAESQSTPSSEAAATRWKHERQALSEMIGIVAPDLKEQFGGSMDGGDQHRGKYSSSSDSDTENCTDDDEEDNKADAKGGSISDAETEGSSSDQADDNQKLDDAMDEDDATEVDSLG
- the LOC107423747 gene encoding uncharacterized protein LOC107423747 isoform X2; this translates as MAAAVEDENSETMMGVRTHPPPHEANSRTGQDAVSSITPKPSPKDSPNPKAFIASVASNIASQPLQNYDPHVWGVLTAISNNARKRHQGINIILTANEHCIGRMVQDPQFQIEANAISANHCKIYRKNFADEDMKHTSSCSPAVFLKDTSTNGTYHNWKKLVKDSPEAEVGHGDIISLAAPPQHEFAFAYVFRKVLDSTTSTAVAKRKSEEFVAETKRLKGIGIGAPEGPISLDDFRSLQRSNMELRKQLESQVITIDALRNENRAAIEHHENEMNELKESTSKSYLDQLKESHHLLEVKKKELSEVNRISAEQKHAIEDLNERLSASMQSCTEANEIMNSQKVSIAELKAQLDEEREQKREEREKAAADLKAAVQRAQLEAEEELKRLSDAALRREREQQEVINKLQESERERCLLVETLRSKLEDTRQKLVISDNKVRQLENQVHEEQLASGNGRKRVEELEVETKRLRKELESEKAAREEAWAKVSALELEINAAMRDLDFERRRLKAARERIMLRETQLRAFYSTTEEISNLFAKQQEQLKAMQRTLEDEENYENTSVDNDLNQTVGVVNEILGKEKEATGYPSTSAANAGSAASALRLDKNQVEISSDEASVTEKHDCDIRSQEGDQNTQEAEFTSEDHGVKGGFGSDIDGVGTAPVIDGDAIGTEQVPETESPGINNGGERSIDLNKCNTLDGDTMQLDIETHVQVTDERVHVMSQECLHHSQSNSPLETLKGMEDTEPAGTIRTADLLASEVAGSWAYSTAPSVHGDNESPSKENNVKGGNTLQDSIGQVAESQSTPSSEAAATRWKHERQALSEMIGIVAPDLKEQFGGSMDGGDQHRGKYSSSSDSDTENCTDDDEEDNKADAKGGSISDAETEGSSSDQADDNQKLDDAMDEDDATEVDSLG